The Candidatus Cloacimonadota bacterium genome contains the following window.
TAAATATTCTGTTGTTTGCAGTTAAACTATGGGCGGGAATAAAATCAGCTTCGATAGCTATTATCGCCGATGCCTGGCACACACTTTCCGATTCATTTTCTTCGTTCTTACTTATTATCGGGTTCAAAATATCCAGTAAACCTGCGGATGAAAAACATCCTTTTGGCCACGGTAGAGCAGAGATAATTTTTTCTGTGATCGTAGGTACAATTTTAGCAGTGATCGGCGTAAATTTTCTGGTAGAATCGATTGAAAGATTGAAAAGTGTCCATTCCGCTCAGTTTGGACTATTTGCCTACATCGCTACAATAGTTTCAATATTGGCAAAAGAAGGAATGGCTCAATTTGCGATTCGAATGGGAAAGAAACATAATTCCTACCTTCTTATTGCGGATGGCTGGCATCATCGATCCGATGCGATTTCATCTATAATAATTTTAATAGGAATTATTTTGGGAAAGTATTTCTGGTGGATCGATGGTATTTTGGGAATATTAATGGCATTCCTGCTTTTCTATGCTGCTTATGATGTATTAAAAAATTCAATTAGTCATTTAATTGGTGAAGAACCTTCTGATGATTTGATTTGTGAGATAGTTGAATTGATAAGAAATAAAATAGCACAACCAGTTTATCTGCATCATCTGCACGTGCATTATTATGGCGATCACAGAGAAGTTACCTTTCATATCGAAATGAATCCCGATCTGGCATTAAAAGAAGTTCATACGGTAATGGATGAAATTGAAAATCTATTACGAGTAGAAATGAATATCGAAGCAACAATTCATGCGGAGCCTTACAGCCTGCCAGATTCTGAAAATATTAGTGAACATGACAAATCAAAATAAAGCCTACATTTTTGCTTCTTTTGCTGTGCTTTTCTGGTCTACTGCACCTTCTGCATTCAAGCTGACACTGCGATATTTGAACACGATTGAAATGCTTTTATATTCTTCTTTTACAGCAAGTTTAGCATTATTTCTAATCCTGATTTTTCAAAAAAAACTGAATCAATTCAAGCAATTTTCCAATAAAGATTTTCTGCATTCTGCAATCTTAGGATTTCTTAATCCTTTTTTCTATTATGTTATTTTATTCAAAGCTTACACACTTCTGCCAGGCCAGATGGCACAACCACTAAATTTCGTATGGCCGCTGATGATCGTACTTCTATCAATTCCAATATTGGGACAGAAGATAAAACCTGCCAGTATTCTGGCAATTTTCATCAGTTTCTGCGGGGTAATAATAATCTCTACCAAAGGACGATTTGCTACAATGGATATGGTGAACCCGCTGGGAGTTTTTCTGGCTTTGTCCAGTTCAATTATCTGGGCACTTTTCTTTTTGATAAACGTTCGTGACAAACGTGATGAAACATTGAAACTTTTCCTCAGTTTTACTTTTGGATTTCTATTTGTTCTGATCGTATTTCTTTTTCAAGCCAAATTTCCAGATTTTATTGGTATTTTAGGAGCAATCTATATCGGGTTATTTGAAATGGGAATTACATTTGTGATCTGGGTAAAAGCTCTAAAGCTATCTCAAACCACTGCACAAGTTAATAATTTGATATATCTTACACCATTTCTGGCGTTAATTTTTCTGAATATTTTTATAAAAGAAGAAATTTTATTTTCGACCATCATCGGTTTGATTTTTATCGTTACTGGAATTTTGATCCAACGCAAAGTAGGAGGTAAAATTGAGAGTAATAAATCCAGCTGATAATCAGTTTGTAAAAGAATATAATAATGACAGTTCTGAAATAGTTCAACTGAAATTGGAAAAAGCCCAAAAAGCTTTCCTGGATTGGAAGAAAACGGAATTTTCTTATCGAGCAAAATTGATGCGAAACGCAGCTGAAATCCTAAGAAAAAGATCACAGGAATATGCTGAATTGATGACTATAGAAATGGGAAAGCTGATTTCCAGTGGTAAAGCCGAATCAGAAAAATGCGCCTGGGTTTGCGATTATTATGCCGAAAATGCTGAAAAGTTTCTGCAGGATGAGCCGATCATTACTGATGCAGATAAGAGTTTTATTACCTATCAACCTTTTGGCGTTATTCTGGCCATAATGCCCTGGAATTTTCCTTTTTGGCAGGTTTTTCGATTTGCCGCTCCCAATTTGATGGCAGGAAATGCAGGTTTGCTTAAACATGCTTCCAATGTTCCAGGTTGTGCTTTACAGATCGAGAAGATATTTTTAGAAGCAGGTTTTCCGGAAGCTGTTTTTCAAACTCTTCTAATTGGAAGTACAGAAACAAAAGCTGTAATTGAGAATCCAATCGTGAAAGCTGTCACACTTACCGGCAGCACTCCAGCCGGAAAATCTGTAGCAGAAACAGCAGGCAAAGTCCTTAAGAAATGTGTTCTGGAACTGGGCGGCAGCGATCCATACATAATTCTGGCAGATGCTGATATCGATAATGCTGTCGATCTCTGCCTGACCAGCAAACTGATAAACTCCGGTCAAAGCTGCATTGCTGCTAAACGATTCATTGTTGTAAAAGAAGTTGTTGAAGAATTCACAACCAAATTCCTGAATAAAATGAGCCAGCAGAAACTTGGAGATCCAACCGATCCAAGAACAAAAATCGGGCCGATGGCACGAACTGATTTACGTGATGAACTGCACCATCAGGTACAAAAATCTATAGAGCAGGGTGCAAAATGTATTTTGGGTGGATACGTTCCAGAAATGAATGGAGCTTTTTATCCTGCTACAATTTTAACTGATGTAAAAAAAGGAATGTTAGCATATTCAGAAGAAATATTTGGCCCTGTGGCAGTTATCATTACAGCCGTTAATGAAGCAGAAGCAATCCAGATTGCCAATGATACAAGTTTTGGTTTGGGAGCTGCAATATTCACTTCCAACCAGCAAAAAGGTGAAGAAATAGCAGCCAAAAAGCTGGAAGCCGGCTGCTGTTTCGTAAATGATTTCGTAAAATCCGATCCCCGCCTGCCTTTCGGAGGAATAAAAGAAAGCGGCTTTGGCAGAGAACTGGCAAGAGCCGGTATTCTGGAATTTGTTAATACTAAAACAGTTAGCATTAATAATTATTGACAATATAAAATGGATTCAGAATTTAATTAATAAAGGAAAAAGAGAGAGAAAAAAATGGGAACTCAGCAGATATTATTGATAATTTTATCGGTAGTAATCGTAGGTGTTTCGATAGCAACCGGCATCACAATGTATAAAGAGAGAGCTAAAGAAGCAAATCGCAGAGCTGTAGTTCAAGACATGTTCAATGTTGCAAGTTTAGCATTAGCATATCGTCGTACACCTGCTTCTCATGGTGGTGGAAAAGTTGATGATTTTATCAGTAATCCAAGAAAATTCTATCAATTTACAGGCTACCCACATGACAACACCTGGATTTATACTGATAATGGTCAGATCTTTCTTATCCGAATTGGATCAAATTATTATGTGATTGGTTATGGGAACGAGCTGGGAATAAATGAAGAGAATCGTATAAGTGCACTGCTGATTTTGGATGCTACAGCAGAAGACAGCATATTACAATTTTCTAACTAACTTTTATTTACAGGAGATTTAAGTGGGCACTCAACAACTTTTATTGATCGTATTAAGTGTTGTGATTGTGGGAGCATCAGTTGCAACAGGAATTATGATCTTCAATAATAAAATTAAGTCCAGCAATCGGGAAGCCATAATTCAAGATATGTATAATATTTCGTCCCTGGCGATAGCCTATTACAAAATACCGGAAACTCAAGGTGGCGGTGGTGGAAGCTGGGATAGTGACAGATTCATGCAGTACAGTGGATTTCCTCTTACCAGAAATGGAAAAAGAATGGTAACCAACAACGGACAAATTAGAGTGGTTGAACTAGCTAATGGACGTTTACGAATAGTTGGTTTTGGAAATGAACTTGGTTTTGATGAAGATAAAGCAATCAGGGCAAGGCTGGTACTGTTTGGACGAGAAATTGAAGGAAGTAGATTTAAAATTTTAAACTAATAAAAACTACCCGGTAATAAATAATTCTTAATTTCTTCGTTATAGTAGCGATCTGTCATTGTAGCAACGAAGTCTCGAACCTTTTCAGCATTATTGAACGATTTCATATAATTCTCATTTTTACGATTCAGGAATTGTGTAAAAACCTTGGAATCGGTTTCATTTGTCTCGATATCTTCCAGATACTGATCGAAAAGAATGTCCATGCTGCGATTGATAATATCTCTGGCATGTTTCACGTTTTTATCGGTGTAAATGCGAGCATAATTGAATTTCTTGAGTTTCAAGAGATAATGTGACGTTTCTTCATCAAATGCCACCTGATCTTTGTCGTAACTATTCAAGATCACACTTTTTACCAGTGTATCGATGATCTGGCTGTTGGTTTTTCCCAGGTACTCAGCGCAATTTACAGGAATTTCTTCCCGCTTTAAAATATTTAATCTGATCGCATCTTCGATGTCCTGTCCGATATAAGCAATTGTATCAGAAATTCTAACCACACAAGCTTCCAATGTTGCCGGCATCCAATTAACCTTTTTTCCCTGTTTCTTACCGGAAATATAAGATTTTATGTCATTTTCAGTTTTATTTCTGTTAGGATGAAGTACAGTATTATGAACTTCTCCATCGTGAGAAATTATGCCGTCCCGCACTTGGAATGTCAGATTCAATCCTTTACCACGATGCGAGATATGGTCTACAATATGAAGGCTCTGTATATTGTGATGAAACTGCCCAATTTTATATTTCTGACAACATTTACTGAGAGCGATTTCACCATCATGACCAAACGGAGAATGTCCCAGATCGTGGCCCAGAGCAATTGCCTCGGTCAGTTCCAGATTCAAGCGCAGCATCTTGGAAATAGTTCTGGAGATCTGTGAAACATAGGTGGTGTGCAAACTGCGATTGGAAGTTTCTTCATCGAACATATTCGTGAAGGAAAAAACCTGAGTTTTACCCTGATAACGTCGATAAGCTCCGCTATGCAGAATTCTATCACGATCAACAGCATAAGGTGTTCTCATATGACAGCGAGGTTCAGGTAAATAACGCTTTTCAGCTTCATTACGACAGGCAAACTCACTGTAATAATCACTGGAATGTTTTATATTTTCATCGTAAATCTTCTGCAGTTTTTCTCTATCCATTGTTTTCTCCCCTACCCTATCTTCATATTTTTTAAAATCTCAAATCTTTAATCGTCAATCTAAAATCTTGACTTTCTTATATTCCATAAAAAAAGGTGGAAAGCCCTCAGCTTTTTTCATTTTTTCAAAATACGTTTCCAGATGATCCTCTGGCGCATTTTTTGTAAATCCATTTTCATGAAGCGATCCAAAATCCTTGCGAATAGAAAAATGATCGACGATCCAGATGGCATAATCGGGATGATCAGTAGAAAGTCTGACAATTCCATCTGGCTTTAAGAGCTTCCAGAGTACATCGATAAAATCCTGATTAATTATTCTGCGTCGATTATGACGCTTTTTGGGCCAAGGATCTGGATGAATAATAAAGATCTTTTCAAAGCTTTCCTCAGCTAAAATTTCTGTTACGGTGCTATCTACAAACAGCCTGATCACTCTTACGTTTTTGTGATCTTCAAAATCCAGTTTCCGCATAATTGTTTTAATGCGTTTTTCTTTTAATTCTATCGCTAAATAATTAACATCTGGATTTTGTCTTGCTTTTTGTATCAGGAATTCACCTCTTCCACTACCAATTTCCAGATGAACTGGATTTGAATTTCCAAAAACCTGATTAAAATCAAGATGTTTATCAGCTTCAGGTTCAATCTCGAAATATGCAAATTTTTTACTTAAATCTTCCATTCTTATATTCTTATTTCTTTTCTTGGAACCAAATTCGAATCTCTTGTTTTTTCTGTCAATCTGCTCAAGTTTACTGCAAGGTTTTCAGAATAACATCTCAATATCGTTTGACACGAAAACTATACAATTTTTTGTAAGTTCAAAGTGAAAAAGGAAGTTATATGAAATATAAAATTTTGTTAATATTATTTTTAGCCGCAGTGCGTTTATTTGCCGATCCTCCACCTGGTTATTACGATGGAACTGAAAACCTTTATGGTGAGGATTTGAAAGCTGTTTTGAATGATATTATCGATGGACATACAGAAGTCAGTTATAGTGCGGCTTGGAATGCACTCAAAGATACTGACAAGGACCCTGATAATCCGAATAATGTAATTTTACTTTATACAGGTTGGTCGGTTACAAATACTGGTTATCCTACCTGGAACCGTGAACATGTCTGGGCAAAATCGCACGGAGATTTTGGGACAACTATAGGACCGGGAACAGATATTCATCATCTCCGTCCTGCCGATCCTGATGTGAACAGTGCACGTGGAAACAAAGATTTTGATAACGGTGGAACCCAGCATTCCATTGCAACAGGCTGCTATTATGACGATGACAGCTGGGAACCGCGTGATGAGGTGAAAGGAGATGTAGCTCGCATGATCTTTTACATGGCTACACGCTACGAAGGAGAAAATGGCGAGATTGACCTGGAAGCTGTAGATGCTGTAAATACTTATCCCAATCCCCAGCATGGAAAGCTCTCAACTTTATTGGAGTGGAACATCATCGATCCTCCCGATGATTTTGAAGAGAATCGAAACGATGTGATCTTCGAAGATTATCAGGGTAACCGCAATCCATTTGTTGATGATCCAAATTTTGCCAATTTAATCTGGAGCTCAACTATTGCTGATTTTGAAGGATTTCCAACTGAGGGAAATGCTCCGCTTACAGTTGATTTCACCGATTTATCTCAATCTCCATCTACAATTGAAATCTGGGAATGGGATTTTGATGGAGACGGCACGATAGATTCCAATCAACAGAATCCACAATTTATCTATCAGGAAGATGGTGTTTATTCGGTAACACTTACAGTTCAAAACGATCTGGGAGATGAAGCCAGCACCACCAAACTGGGTTATATTTTGGTTGGAAGTTCAAATATCCCGATCACGATTTTAGCTGAGAGTTTTGAAGACGGATTGAATTGGGCAGTTTACGATGCTTACAGTTCTTACAGTTGGGAACGAACCAACGATATTGTCAGCAGTTCACATCCAGATAATGTTCCGGATGGTGAATGGTATGTTTACATGAATAATTACGGCAGTAATGCCGGTGCCGATGACTGGTTGATATCTCCAGTTATCGATCTGTCAGATCTTACATATCCGTATTTTACATTTTTCTCCTGGACTAAATATAGCGACAATATTCCCGGTTTGGAAGTTATGGTTTCCACCGATTATAACGGTTCTGGAGATCCGCAAACAGCCATTTGGCAAAACCTGAATCCTGTTTTACCTTCGGCAAATTCTCAGACCTGGATGTCTTCAGGGCAGGTTGATCTTTCTGCTTATATTGATGAAAATATCTACATTGCCTTTCATTATGAATCTTCTGGTTTTGGAGCCAGTTCATGCACAGCCTGGGCTGTAGACAATATAATCGTGGAAGGATTTGAAGTTCAAAATTCTGTGAATGAAATAATTCCTGCCAATATCTCACTTTCCAATTATCCAAATCCTTTCAATCCAGCAACTACAATTACATTTAACGTAACGCAAACGTCTTCGTATGCGAAAATCGAAATTTACAATCTGAAAGGTCAGAAAGTTAAAACATTGCCTGTCATCCTGAGTCCCGAGTCTTTGCTCGGGAAAGCATGTGGCACACCAACGAGTTATTCTGTCGTCTGGAATGGCAAAGACCACAATAACAAGCAGGTATCCAGTGGAATCTATTATTACAAATTGAATATTCTAAACTCACCAATAAAGAAAATGTTGTTATTGAAATAAAAAAGCATTTGATTGTAAGAGGTTAAAATGAAAGATTTAAAAGAACTCACATTGAAAGCTGTTTTAGAACGAAGTAATAAATTGTTTGGTCATCGTACTGCATTTTCCTGGGTAAAAGGCGATCCTCACACATACAAAGATGTATATGAAAAAGTAAATGAGATCAAAATATTCCTGCATAACAACGGCATTATAACTGGAGATCGAGTTGCCATTTTAGCAGAAAATTCTCCTAACTGGGGAATTGCATATCTGGCAATAACAACCATGGGTGCTGTAGTAGTTCCTATCTTACCCGATTTTCATGAAAATGAAGTTCGGCACATTCTGCGCCATTCCGGAACAAAAGCGATCTTTGTATCGGAAAAGTTGTATGGAAAGTTACCTGAAAGCAAATCTAATCGTATGCGAATCCTTATTGATGATTTCAGTATTATCCCTCCTGAAACAACAAAAGAAAAACTTAACTCGATTCTAAATAGCGGTTCCCATGAATTCGCCAAGTTGAAAGAATCTGCTTTAAAATTTACAGGATTCGTAAGCCAGCAAGTCAGAGAAAATGACACTGCAGCAATAATCTATACTTCGGGAACAACAGGCCGTTCCAAAGGTGTGATGTTGACACACAAAAATTTAGTTTTCAACATTTTGGATACTCTTAATATTCAGAATTTAGATGAACATGATCGACTTATTTCGATTTTACCTCTTCCCCATACTTATGAATGTACAATTGGTTTCCTGCTGCCTTTCAGTTGCGGAGCCAGCATTTTTTATCTGGATAAACCTCCTGTAGCAAGAGTTCTTTTACCAGCAATGGCAAAAATAAAACCAACGATGATGTTAACCGTGCCACTTATCATGGAAAAGATATTTAAAACCAAAATCCAACCTACTTTCACACAAAAGAAGCTTTTGAATGTGCTTTACAAAATCCCATTTTTCAGAATTCTGTTACATAAAGCTGCAGCTAGGAAATTATATAAATCCTTTGGTGGGAAACTTCATTTCTTTGGAATTGGTGGAGCACTTTTAGCACCCGATGTAGAAAGATTCATGCGGGATGCAAAATTCCCTTATGCTATTGGTTATGGCCTTACTGAAACCTCTCCCTTGATTGCTGGATGCTCTCCATCTGTAACTCGATATCGTTCTACAGGAACTGTGTTACCAGGACTGGAAGTAAAGATCGAAAAACCAAATCCAAAAACAGGAGAAGGAGAAATCCTGGTAAAAGGACCAAGCGTAATGAAAGGATATTATAAAGATCCTGAACGGACAAAAGAAGTTCTTTCAGATGATGGCTGGTTTCATACTGGAGATCTGGGAATTCTTACCAAAGATAATTATCTATATATCAAAGGTCGTTCAAAAAATGTGATCATCGGGCCAAGCGGTGAGAATATTTATCCAGAATCTATTGAAGCTATAATTAGTGAAAATGAATTTGTTTTGGAATCGATAGTATATTCTCATGAAAAGAAAATAATAGCCAGAATTTATCTTAACTATGAAATGATAGATGAGATTCACGGCACTTCACAACATGAATCTAAAATGGAAAAAATAATCAATAAGTTATTGAATGACATAAAGAGAGAGACAAATTCCCAGCTTTCTCAGTTTTCACGCATATCTCAGGTTATCGAACAAACTGAACCATTTGAAAAAACTCCAACCAAAAAAATAAAACGTTATCTCTATACAAATTAATGAAGATTGTTTGCGGATTTACCTCTCGCCAGCAACTGTCGGATCGCCCCTATAGAAAAGGCTGATGTCCAGTCACGTTATGCTTTGCTAAAACGACACATACAGGGGATAAAATTTGGAAAACTCCGATGCAGAGCAGCGAGGAATTCTTTCGATTAATTTAAGATTTGTATAGATTGTTCACACTATAAAATTTTTCGTTTGACGATAAATACTGCTGTTTAAAAAGATTATTTAGAAAATAGAAAATTAAAAAAAATGTGGTTATCTGAAATGATAGAAAAACAGAAACAAGCTATCTCGGAATATCTGAGACAAAGTGAGAAAAACTCCCTTTTAATCGGAGCAGAACTGGAGTTTCTCATTGTCGATAAATTTACCAAAGAAAGTATCTCATATTACGGAAAACACGGCATTGAAGAACTTTTAAAAACACTTACAAATAATGGATTTACAGCAGATTTGGAAGATGATCATATCATCGGTGTTCACAATGAATATCTTGCTATCACATTGGAACCTGGGGCACAATGGGAAATTTCTTTGAATCCACAGAAAAGTTTTGAGATCATGGAAGCTAATTATTTGGAATTCATGGAATTACTGTTGCCAATATTACAATCTAAAAATCAAATTCCTTTTTCTTCCGGTTATCTGCCAATTAGCAGAATAGATGACATCAAGTTCATTCCCAAAAAGCGATATAAATACATGTCGGAATACCTGGGTAAAACTGGTAAATATGCTCATAATATGATGAAAGGAACAGCTTCTATTCAGGTTGCAATAGATTTTAGAGATGAAGAAGATTTTATCAGGAAAATGCGCTTAGCCTGTAGATTGACCCCGATTTTCAGTGCTGTTTTCGATAATACCGCTATTTTCGAAGGAAAACCATATAAGGATTTCTGCCTTAGAACTTTGATCTGGAATTGTTGCGATAACCAGCGTTGTGGAATTGTTCCATCTGTTTTTTATGACGATTTCGGTTATCAAAAATATGCAGAATACATTTTGAATTTGGTTCCAATAATAATTCAGAATGAAAATGGATCAATTACTTCCGATGATCCTTTTTTCATAAACTTCGATCTTACTAAAAATATCTATGAACAATTGAATCATATTTTCTCAATGTGCTTTCCTGACGTTCGTGCTAGAAATTATATCGAACTTCGCATGACAGATTCACTTCCCTACCCGCTTAATTTTGCTTTCGTTGAACTGATCGACTTCATTTTCAATGATGATGACAACTTCGAAATGGTTGAAGATTTATTGGAGAAAATAAATCTCGATGAAATTAATATGGCAAAACAGAAGATCATTAAGAAAGGCATAAACGCTGAATATAATGGCAAAACAATCATTCATCACATGCAGCAAATCATGAAAAACATTCCTGATGGGAAATACCAGACCATGATCAAGCAGATGGCATCAAAAGAAATAATTCCCAGAGAATTGGAACAGATCGGAGGACAACTTGCATCGACAGATATTTGAAGATTACAAAAACTTTGTTATCGAAAATCCAGAAATCTGTAAAAAAGATTTATTTGAGATCACTCGAAAACTTCAACAATCCAATGCGAAATATAAAGGAAAGATCATAAATTTCCGCTACCAGCCAATGTTTTTCTCATCACAAGACCTTCAGCAATTCAAATCCATTTGTAAAACTATGATGAGCATAATTCAAAAGTGTACAGAAGAATATTTGATGAATCCTGATTTCCGTAAATATTTTAGTTTTTCCAGAGAAATGGAAGAATTGATATTGAGCGATTCCGGTTACAAAACAGCAGCTCCAGTTGCTCGTTTTGATATCTTTTTCGATGAAGATTTCAAGTTCTGTGAACTGAATGGTGATGGCACTTCCGCTATGAACGAAGCCAACACTTTGGAAAAAATATTTCTTGAGTCGAAGATCATTACAAAATTGAAAACAAAATATAAAATTGAATATCACGAGCTTTTCATATCCTGGCTGGATCAGCTTTTGCAGATTTATCAAGAATTTGGTGGTAA
Protein-coding sequences here:
- a CDS encoding AMP-binding protein; the protein is MKDLKELTLKAVLERSNKLFGHRTAFSWVKGDPHTYKDVYEKVNEIKIFLHNNGIITGDRVAILAENSPNWGIAYLAITTMGAVVVPILPDFHENEVRHILRHSGTKAIFVSEKLYGKLPESKSNRMRILIDDFSIIPPETTKEKLNSILNSGSHEFAKLKESALKFTGFVSQQVRENDTAAIIYTSGTTGRSKGVMLTHKNLVFNILDTLNIQNLDEHDRLISILPLPHTYECTIGFLLPFSCGASIFYLDKPPVARVLLPAMAKIKPTMMLTVPLIMEKIFKTKIQPTFTQKKLLNVLYKIPFFRILLHKAAARKLYKSFGGKLHFFGIGGALLAPDVERFMRDAKFPYAIGYGLTETSPLIAGCSPSVTRYRSTGTVLPGLEVKIEKPNPKTGEGEILVKGPSVMKGYYKDPERTKEVLSDDGWFHTGDLGILTKDNYLYIKGRSKNVIIGPSGENIYPESIEAIISENEFVLESIVYSHEKKIIARIYLNYEMIDEIHGTSQHESKMEKIINKLLNDIKRETNSQLSQFSRISQVIEQTEPFEKTPTKKIKRYLYTN
- a CDS encoding cation diffusion facilitator family transporter, with protein sequence MKNAKTQIGYLQAIISVIINILLFAVKLWAGIKSASIAIIADAWHTLSDSFSSFLLIIGFKISSKPADEKHPFGHGRAEIIFSVIVGTILAVIGVNFLVESIERLKSVHSAQFGLFAYIATIVSILAKEGMAQFAIRMGKKHNSYLLIADGWHHRSDAISSIIILIGIILGKYFWWIDGILGILMAFLLFYAAYDVLKNSISHLIGEEPSDDLICEIVELIRNKIAQPVYLHHLHVHYYGDHREVTFHIEMNPDLALKEVHTVMDEIENLLRVEMNIEATIHAEPYSLPDSENISEHDKSK
- a CDS encoding endonuclease, whose amino-acid sequence is MKYKILLILFLAAVRLFADPPPGYYDGTENLYGEDLKAVLNDIIDGHTEVSYSAAWNALKDTDKDPDNPNNVILLYTGWSVTNTGYPTWNREHVWAKSHGDFGTTIGPGTDIHHLRPADPDVNSARGNKDFDNGGTQHSIATGCYYDDDSWEPRDEVKGDVARMIFYMATRYEGENGEIDLEAVDAVNTYPNPQHGKLSTLLEWNIIDPPDDFEENRNDVIFEDYQGNRNPFVDDPNFANLIWSSTIADFEGFPTEGNAPLTVDFTDLSQSPSTIEIWEWDFDGDGTIDSNQQNPQFIYQEDGVYSVTLTVQNDLGDEASTTKLGYILVGSSNIPITILAESFEDGLNWAVYDAYSSYSWERTNDIVSSSHPDNVPDGEWYVYMNNYGSNAGADDWLISPVIDLSDLTYPYFTFFSWTKYSDNIPGLEVMVSTDYNGSGDPQTAIWQNLNPVLPSANSQTWMSSGQVDLSAYIDENIYIAFHYESSGFGASSCTAWAVDNIIVEGFEVQNSVNEIIPANISLSNYPNPFNPATTITFNVTQTSSYAKIEIYNLKGQKVKTLPVILSPESLLGKACGTPTSYSVVWNGKDHNNKQVSSGIYYYKLNILNSPIKKMLLLK
- the trmB gene encoding tRNA (guanosine(46)-N7)-methyltransferase TrmB; protein product: MEDLSKKFAYFEIEPEADKHLDFNQVFGNSNPVHLEIGSGRGEFLIQKARQNPDVNYLAIELKEKRIKTIMRKLDFEDHKNVRVIRLFVDSTVTEILAEESFEKIFIIHPDPWPKKRHNRRRIINQDFIDVLWKLLKPDGIVRLSTDHPDYAIWIVDHFSIRKDFGSLHENGFTKNAPEDHLETYFEKMKKAEGFPPFFMEYKKVKILD
- a CDS encoding NAD-dependent succinate-semialdehyde dehydrogenase, with amino-acid sequence MRVINPADNQFVKEYNNDSSEIVQLKLEKAQKAFLDWKKTEFSYRAKLMRNAAEILRKRSQEYAELMTIEMGKLISSGKAESEKCAWVCDYYAENAEKFLQDEPIITDADKSFITYQPFGVILAIMPWNFPFWQVFRFAAPNLMAGNAGLLKHASNVPGCALQIEKIFLEAGFPEAVFQTLLIGSTETKAVIENPIVKAVTLTGSTPAGKSVAETAGKVLKKCVLELGGSDPYIILADADIDNAVDLCLTSKLINSGQSCIAAKRFIVVKEVVEEFTTKFLNKMSQQKLGDPTDPRTKIGPMARTDLRDELHHQVQKSIEQGAKCILGGYVPEMNGAFYPATILTDVKKGMLAYSEEIFGPVAVIITAVNEAEAIQIANDTSFGLGAAIFTSNQQKGEEIAAKKLEAGCCFVNDFVKSDPRLPFGGIKESGFGRELARAGILEFVNTKTVSINNY
- a CDS encoding DMT family transporter, coding for MTNQNKAYIFASFAVLFWSTAPSAFKLTLRYLNTIEMLLYSSFTASLALFLILIFQKKLNQFKQFSNKDFLHSAILGFLNPFFYYVILFKAYTLLPGQMAQPLNFVWPLMIVLLSIPILGQKIKPASILAIFISFCGVIIISTKGRFATMDMVNPLGVFLALSSSIIWALFFLINVRDKRDETLKLFLSFTFGFLFVLIVFLFQAKFPDFIGILGAIYIGLFEMGITFVIWVKALKLSQTTAQVNNLIYLTPFLALIFLNIFIKEEILFSTIIGLIFIVTGILIQRKVGGKIESNKSS
- a CDS encoding HD domain-containing protein — its product is MDREKLQKIYDENIKHSSDYYSEFACRNEAEKRYLPEPRCHMRTPYAVDRDRILHSGAYRRYQGKTQVFSFTNMFDEETSNRSLHTTYVSQISRTISKMLRLNLELTEAIALGHDLGHSPFGHDGEIALSKCCQKYKIGQFHHNIQSLHIVDHISHRGKGLNLTFQVRDGIISHDGEVHNTVLHPNRNKTENDIKSYISGKKQGKKVNWMPATLEACVVRISDTIAYIGQDIEDAIRLNILKREEIPVNCAEYLGKTNSQIIDTLVKSVILNSYDKDQVAFDEETSHYLLKLKKFNYARIYTDKNVKHARDIINRSMDILFDQYLEDIETNETDSKVFTQFLNRKNENYMKSFNNAEKVRDFVATMTDRYYNEEIKNYLLPGSFY
- a CDS encoding glutamate--cysteine ligase, encoding MIEKQKQAISEYLRQSEKNSLLIGAELEFLIVDKFTKESISYYGKHGIEELLKTLTNNGFTADLEDDHIIGVHNEYLAITLEPGAQWEISLNPQKSFEIMEANYLEFMELLLPILQSKNQIPFSSGYLPISRIDDIKFIPKKRYKYMSEYLGKTGKYAHNMMKGTASIQVAIDFRDEEDFIRKMRLACRLTPIFSAVFDNTAIFEGKPYKDFCLRTLIWNCCDNQRCGIVPSVFYDDFGYQKYAEYILNLVPIIIQNENGSITSDDPFFINFDLTKNIYEQLNHIFSMCFPDVRARNYIELRMTDSLPYPLNFAFVELIDFIFNDDDNFEMVEDLLEKINLDEINMAKQKIIKKGINAEYNGKTIIHHMQQIMKNIPDGKYQTMIKQMASKEIIPRELEQIGGQLASTDI